The proteins below come from a single Drosophila miranda strain MSH22 chromosome Y unlocalized genomic scaffold, D.miranda_PacBio2.1 Contig_Y1_pilon, whole genome shotgun sequence genomic window:
- the LOC117190839 gene encoding zinc finger protein DPF3-like, giving the protein MASASEIEKTLVVNIGNFERIQNFLNDKERYKEILENSENFNTRLCIERRLRMPFLDPQTGVAQTHCALFMKKKQRMPGFRHGQIYTYPSTRWRKPKRQYLLNPNHSYRAYQYREHLSHSHHQQHQQHHHVPTCTVSVRDHHQTESAAFAATDGNSMGASGDNDSKDSHANAEKEWFHDEIDSSHYHHGGDDYEDDFDSDTDFDESYSNRGKRKRSSRPRRSNANVEGTPKRGRKGGGSRRKNTADGETDRRRRGGGNSGNTSAAAAAAAAAVAHAANTAAAAATGLYTSHSNSASPIPINDETSQSALVMPTNIASSYDKTLSDAGASNDSIPLATMAGIAGMGIAATSNVSAGPPIYAAVNPTVPAPVVASVASPKKLKQRIEREVAQPSPYCDFCLGDQRENKKTNMPEELVSCSDCGRSGHPSCLQFTANMIISVKRYRWQCIECKYCSICGTSDNDDQLLFCDDCDRGYHMYCLSPPLVTPPEGSWSCKLCMEEFHKNK; this is encoded by the exons ATGGCTTCCGCTTCGGAAATTGAAAAAACATTGGTCGTAAACATTGGAAACTTTGAGAGAATCCAAAACTTTCTGAACGACAAGGAAAGGTATAAGGAGATACTAGAAAATAGCGAGAACTTCAACACGCGACTTTGTATCGAAAGACGTCTTCGAATGCCATTTCTTGACCCCCAGACCGGTGTTGCGCAGACACACTGTGCCCTCTTCATGAAAAAGAAACAGCGTATGCCAGGATTCCGCCATGGACAGATTTATACGTACCCGTCAACTCGTTGGCGTAAGCCGAAGCGACAGTATTTACTAAACCCAAATCATAGCTACCGTGCCTATCAGTACCGCGAGCATCTTTCCCACTCCCACCACCAACAGCATCAACAACATCACCATGTACCAACATGTACAGTCAGTGTACGTGACCATCATCAGACTGAAAGTGCTG CTTTTGCTGCTACGGACGGCAATTCTATGGGGGCTTCGGGAGATAATGATAGTAAAGATTCACATGCAAATGCCGAAAAGGAGTGGTTCCACGACGAGATAGACTCTTCCCACTATCATCATGGCGGCGACGACTATGAAGATGACTTTGATTCTGATACCGATTTCGATGAGTCTTACAGTAATAGGGGAAAACGCAAGCGGAGCTCACGGCCACGGCGGTCCAATGCAAATGTAGAAGGTACACCTAAGCGTGGTCGCAAAGGCGGTG GCAGTCGTCGCAAAAACACTGCTGATGGGGAAACCGATCGGAGACGTCGAGGCGGTGGAAATAGCGGAAACACAtctgcagctgcagcggccgctgcagcagcagttgcaCACGCAGCTAACACGGCAGCTGCTGCCGCCACAGGACTCTATACATCGCATTCAAACTCAGCATCGCCCATTCCCATTAACGATGAAACCTCCCAATCGGCTCTGGTAATGCCGACCAACATTGCTTCATCTTACGACAAGACTTTAAGTGATGCAGGAGCTTCCAATGACTCGATTCCTTTGGCAACCATGGCTGGAATCGCAGGGATGGGCATAGCCGCAACATCCAACGTCTCTGCTGGACCTCCTATTTATGCTGCGGTTAACCCAACAGTACCAGCGCCAGTGGTGGCGTCTGTCGCTAGTCCTAAAAAACTCAAACAACGTATTGAACGAGAAGTGGCGCAACCATCTCCCTACTGTGACTTTTGCTTGGGCGATCAGcgcgaaaacaaaaaaactaaTATGCCGGAGGAGCTTGTTTCCTGTTCCGACTGTGGTCGTTCTGGTCATCCATCGTGCCTACAGTTCACAGCAAATATGATAATATCAGTTAAACGGTATCGCTGGCAATGCATAGAATGCAAGTACTGCTCTATTTGTGGGACATCTGATAATGACGATCAGCTTTTATTCTGCGACGATTGTGATCGCGGATATCACATGTATTGCCTATCACCACCTCTTGTTACTCCACCAGAAGGATCTTGGAGCTGCAAGCTTTGCATGGAAGAATTTCACAAGAacaaataa